The DNA window GTTCTTTATATACCCCACGAATGGCTCCACCATCGTGGTAATCAGCGAGACCCACACAAAGCCGCAGAGGCCCGCCTCGTCCTCCAGCACCATCAGGTGCTCGCTGGGATGGCGCAGGGCCTGACGAATCTGCTGCTCGTAGTCGCGCAGGAACGTCGGCCCCATGTGGAAGCCGGGGAAGTTCGTCTCGTAGATCTCGGCCTGGAAGCCCAGGACCGCATCGCGGTCGGTGCGCCAGCGGAACTCGCGCAAGTGGGGCCTGGTCGTGCTCGACACCGGGCTAAGCTCCCTCATCGATCAGCCGCACGTGCTCCTCCACGACGCTGCGGGGCGACATGGCAATGAACAGGCGCGCCGCCAGGATCAGCACCACCAGGTCGTCCATCTGCCCCAGCCCCACCAGCGGGAAATCAGGGATCAGGTCCAGCGGCACGGCGAAGTACAGCATCCCGGCGACGAGCACGAGCTTGGGCACGAGGCTGACCCGGCGGTCCGTGAAGACCCGCCAGTAGAGCTTCAGCAGCTGCGGCAGGTGGGCCAGCAGACGCAGCTTGCCCATCGGCGAGGAATAGAAGGCGACCTTGTCGGCGAACTTCATCGGCATAACTCCGCGGCGCGGACCGGACCCGACCGCACCTCACCTAGTCTCACTTCGCTGTGCCGCGCCTGCGCACCTGTCGGCGCGGCGGCCGGCGGCCCTACAACTGCACGAGGATGATCCCCACCAGGGCGAGCAGCACACCCCATGTCTGCTGCCGCGACAGGCGCTCCTGGAACACCAGCCATCCCGCCAGCAAGGTCAGCGCCAGGGCCAAGGCTGGTATCACTGAGAACACCACTACCCCCCCGACGCGTTTCAGGGCCGTCAGCAGGAAGTAGACGCTCAGCACACAGGTCGTGCCGGAGATGGTGCCGATGACGATGGCCGCGGGCTTGACGCAGCCCCCCCGCCGTCGGAACAGCACGTAGGACAGCAGCGCTGCCACCACGTACGTACACCAGAGGAAGAAGACGCGGTACTCGCCGGGGAGTTCCGTCAGACCCTTCTGCGTCACCCCGGCCAGTCCCTGGGCCAGGAAAGCCAGGCCGGCCATCTGCTGCCACTTGCGGTGTCTCGCGCGCGCCTCGGCCGGCGCCGACGACGGTTCGGCCGGGGTCTGGGGAGCCAGCACCTCGTCAGCCACGCTTGCCACCCCCCAGCAGCACCAGCGCCCCCAGCAGGCACAGCACCCCGGCGAGCTTGGTGACCAACTCGCGCGGCTCCAGGCTGCGCAGTTCGCCCCAGAAGACGATGGAGGCCAGCACGGGGATGACGGTCGCGGCGCGCAACAGCGACCAGGTGGCGTTGAGGCTGCCGAAGTCGAGGGCACGCAGACCCGCGTACCCGGCCACAAACGCACAGGCGCCGCCGGCGATGCCGATCAGGCCCGCGGGCAGCAGATGCGGCTGATGCCAGTCGAAGCTGCAGGCGACCAGCACTGCCGTCAGCAGCGCCCCGGACACGCGCAGGACGAGGTTGACGCCCACCGCGTCCAGGCCCCGCAGGGCCGCCGACTTCTGGCTGACGCTGGTGCAGACGTAGCAGAAGACTGCCAGGAGAACAAAGATCATGTCGTGTGACGCCCCGCGCGATGGCGACGGCAGCCTCAGCGCCGCCTAGCGCAGGGCTCCGGAAATGGCCTCGATGGCCGCCTCTTCGACCAGAGTGCCGATGTCCAGCTTCATGATTCGGCCATGGGCCTCGGCGATTCGGGCAGAGGTGGTGTCCTGGTCGTTGAGGCGGGCCTGCTTCACGATCGCCTCGGTCACGGCCGGCCCGGCGCCCGTGTCAATCTTCCCGATGATCTGCAGCAGGCGCAGGTAGTCCACGGCGCTCAGCTTCTCGGCGGCCGCGGCGCTCACCGGGGGATTGGGCAGCAGCCCGCGCTGCAGCGCCGACACGAGGCGGCTCCCGGCATCCGCCGGCCCGCCGCGCATGACCAGTTGGTCTGCCAGCCGCCCGATGGTGAGCCAGTTCGGCAACTCGGTGGTCAGCCGGAAGTCCTGCAGGGCCTGCTTGCTCTGCAGGTCGGCGATCGCCAGCTTCCACTCGGCCTTGCCGGGCGCCACCACCTCGCCGGTCGTGGCCACGACTTCACCCGGGCCAGCCAGGGAGATGCTGATCTGCATCTCCGACATCATGGAGGTCGCCAGGCCGGACAGGTCGGGCCCGGCCTCTGTCGCGCCCTCGCCCTGCTTGGGCGGCGGCGCCAGTTGCGCCGGTGGCGGCGGTGTCACCAGGCTGATGTCATACCGGGTGCTCAGCCGCCGCGACGCGGTCTGCACCTGCAGCTTCGGGCCGTCCTTCTCATCCGGGAAGAGCGCCTCGCCGGGACCCGCACGGCCGACGGCCTCAGTGACCGTCCAGCGTCCTTCCTTGTACTCGCGCGTCGTCCAGCTCTTGGGGGCGGCGTTCGTCAGGTCGCTGAAGGCGTCCCCGCCCTCAGCCATCTCAGCCAGCGAGGTATCTACCGCGGCGGCGAGCCGTGCGCTGACGCTCCGATCGGGCGCCACCGCCACATCTACGTTGACCTTGATACAGCCGGCACACAACAAGGCACTCAACGCCGTGGCTAGTGCCAGAGCCGATGTCCGCCTGCCCATGATGTGCCTCCCTCTCAACCCGTGTCCGACCCATACTGACCATACTCCTCCACAGCCTCGAAAAAGGCCACGATGTTGTCCCAGGGCACGTCAGGCTCGAGTACATGCGTGGGTGCGAGGAATAAGCCGCCATCGTTGCCGACGGTCTCGATCAGACCCTTGACCGTCTGCTTCATCTCCTGCGGCGTGCCGAAGGGAAAGACGGTTTGCGTACCCACACAGCCCCAGAACGCGATCCGGTCGCCGTACTCGGCCTTGAGCTTGACCGGGTCCATGCACTCGGGCTGCACGGGGTTGAGAATGGTCATACCGATCTCGATGAGATCAGGGATGATGGCCTCGACGTTGCCATCGGAATGGTACCATATCTGGATGTCCGGATTGATCTCCCGGGCGGCGGCCCACACGCGTCCCCACCGGGGCTTGAGCCACTCCCGCCACATCGCCGGGCTCATCATCATGCGGTCCTGCATGGCCACATCATCGCCGCACAGCAGGCAGTCTACCCCGGCCTGGGCATAGCGCCGGGCCTGGAAGAGCCGGTCCTCGGTGATGCGGTCCAGGACATACGCCGCCTGGTCCGGGTGCATCACGAAGTCCATCATCAGCTTCTCCATCGAGACGACTTGCCAGGCGTTCTCCCAGATGTGGCCGACGCCGCCCTGGATATACCAGCCGTCGTCATGGAGCTTCCCCACGTTCGCCTCGAGGTGCTCGTGCCGATAGGCGGGGGTGTAGTCGGGCCAGGGGAACTCCTCCATGCGCTTGAGGCTGTCCACATGGTCCATGGGGAAATCGAGGCGCCAGAAGTGGTGGAAGCTGCCGGGGATGTGAGCGGTGCCGTACTCGCTGTAGCTGGTGCCCTCGGGGTGGGTGCAGTCATACCATGCGGACCAGTCCACCCGCTCCCGGGTTCCGGCGAAGCCCGCGCCGGCGACATCATAGTCGAAGTAGGCGGCGGCGTCGGTCTGCCCCGTGTGCTCCTCGAACATCTTCTGCACCGCAGGCGTGAAGCCGGCAGCCTTCGGCACCCGGTCAGGCCGCTGCCGGTTCATGGCGGTAAGGACGCGTTCACGCTTGGTCATGTAGTCCCCTGCGCTCACGAGGGCGGCGTGCCTTGTCTATGATAACGCCATCCGCCGCCCCAGGTACGCTGTCAGGGCCCGCCCGAAGGGCTCCGTCGTCAGCATCAGCTCGTAGTCCAGACCGGCGCTGCGGCAGCCGTCGCAGATCGTCTCCTGGTGCTGCCGGAAGCCCTCCAGGTAGCTCCGCCGGATGTCGGCCGTCTCCGTCCGCAGCCGCTGCCCGCTCTCCAGGTCCTGGAACTCCACCGCGCCGCGGAACGGGAAGTTGACCTCCGCCTCGTCCAATACCTGCAAGACAACCACATCATGTCCCCGGTGGCGGAAGTACCGCAGGGCCCGCAGCAGCCGCTCCGGCGGCTCCAGCAGGTCGGAAATGAGCACCAGGATGCCCCGCCGGGTGAGCATGGCGGCCACCTCGGCGAGGCTGTCGGCCAACGCGCCGTCTGTAGGGCGGGGGCTTGTACCCCGCCCATCTGTGGACGTTCCGGGGCGGGGTACGAGCCCCGGCCCTACAAGCGTCTCCTCCAGCATCTCCCACAGCCGCCGCAGGTGCGCCGGGCGCGTGCGGGGCATCAGCCGCCCGGCGACGCCCCCGTCCAGCAACGCCAGGCCCGGAGCATCCCCCTGCCGGCTGGTCAGGTACGCCAGCCCGGCGGCCAGGTAGCTCCCGTACTGCGCCTTGGTGATCTCCCCGGAGGCGTACTGCATCGAGCCGCTGGCGTCGAGCACCAGCATGACGCTCATGTTGGTCTCGGCATCGTACTGCTTGACGAAGAAGCGGTCGGTGCGGCCGTATAGCTTCCAGTCCAGGTGGCGCAGTTCGTCACCGGGGCTGTAGTTGCGGTGGTCGGCGAACTCGACGCTGGCGCCCTTGAAGTGGCTATGGTGCTGGCCGGAGAAGTGCCCCTCCACAATGGTCCGGGCGCGCAGCTCCATGTTGGCCAGTCGGGCCAACGCCGCCGGTTCCAGGGCCTGGATGATGTCTGTCATGTCTGCTCTACCGCCGGGCCGCTGTGAGGCGACTACTGCACGGCGAACTTCGCTTCGCCGGTCGCTCCTGTCAGTACGTCGCGCGCCCTGAGCGTCCATTTCCCCTTTGCGTCATTGAGAGCCAGCGGCACGCGCAGTGTGCCCCGTCCGCCGGACAGCAGCTCATTGCGCGTGTAGCACCACACGCTGTGCCCCTGCGGGTCGAGCAGCTCCACATGGGCGACATGGTCGCCCGCCTTCGCGCCGGTGACGAGGTTCACCTGGGCCACCAGTTCGTCCCCGGCCTTGACCGTCGCCGGGACGTTGAGGCCCAGGCCCTGCACCTGGTACGGCAGCAGCGCATACAGCGCCGTCTCCCCCGGCGGCAGCGTC is part of the bacterium genome and encodes:
- a CDS encoding GNAT family N-acetyltransferase, with amino-acid sequence MRELSPVSSTTRPHLREFRWRTDRDAVLGFQAEIYETNFPGFHMGPTFLRDYEQQIRQALRHPSEHLMVLEDEAGLCGFVWVSLITTMVEPFVGYIKNIYVAPRLRGRGYGRLLLSAADEWFRDRGCTKASLDASVCNPRAIGIYETNGYVAVRLRMEKKLDGADELPPGC
- a CDS encoding EamA family transporter; this translates as MADEVLAPQTPAEPSSAPAEARARHRKWQQMAGLAFLAQGLAGVTQKGLTELPGEYRVFFLWCTYVVAALLSYVLFRRRGGCVKPAAIVIGTISGTTCVLSVYFLLTALKRVGGVVVFSVIPALALALTLLAGWLVFQERLSRQQTWGVLLALVGIILVQL
- a CDS encoding DUF1232 domain-containing protein, whose protein sequence is MKFADKVAFYSSPMGKLRLLAHLPQLLKLYWRVFTDRRVSLVPKLVLVAGMLYFAVPLDLIPDFPLVGLGQMDDLVVLILAARLFIAMSPRSVVEEHVRLIDEGA
- a CDS encoding DUF58 domain-containing protein yields the protein MTDIIQALEPAALARLANMELRARTIVEGHFSGQHHSHFKGASVEFADHRNYSPGDELRHLDWKLYGRTDRFFVKQYDAETNMSVMLVLDASGSMQYASGEITKAQYGSYLAAGLAYLTSRQGDAPGLALLDGGVAGRLMPRTRPAHLRRLWEMLEETLVGPGLVPRPGTSTDGRGTSPRPTDGALADSLAEVAAMLTRRGILVLISDLLEPPERLLRALRYFRHRGHDVVVLQVLDEAEVNFPFRGAVEFQDLESGQRLRTETADIRRSYLEGFRQHQETICDGCRSAGLDYELMLTTEPFGRALTAYLGRRMALS